The Bacteroidota bacterium genome has a segment encoding these proteins:
- a CDS encoding DUF2237 domain-containing protein yields the protein MATNVLGGDLQPCSIDPLTGFYRDGACQTGPDDHGTHVVCARVTDAFLAFTASRGNDLSTPNPAYGFPGLRAGDQWCLCVSRWAEALAAGVAPPVVLEATHEKALTVVDLGTLRAHAAEDA from the coding sequence ATGGCTACGAACGTCCTCGGCGGCGACCTCCAGCCGTGCAGCATCGACCCGCTCACCGGCTTCTACCGCGACGGGGCCTGCCAGACCGGACCCGACGACCACGGCACCCACGTCGTCTGCGCCCGCGTGACGGACGCGTTCCTCGCCTTCACCGCCTCGCGCGGCAACGACCTCTCGACCCCGAACCCGGCCTACGGCTTCCCCGGCCTACGCGCCGGTGACCAGTGGTGCCTCTGCGTGAGCCGCTGGGCCGAGGCGCTCGCCGCCGGCGTCGCCCCGCCCGTCGTCCTGGAGGCGACGCACGAGAAGGCCCTCACCGTCGTGGACCTCGGCACGCTCCGCGCCCACGCGGCCGAAGACGCCTGA
- the mltG gene encoding endolytic transglycosylase MltG, giving the protein MKLLIRLALAALALGLVGALAVYWLLFMPNTPDYDGFRGTKLPQGASFEVIADSLGSAGLLASSASFEWAATLTGWGRQLKPGYYRFEAGARNWDILRKIRAGRQDPVRVTVPPGTRPAVLAAVLRRDLDADSAAVVEALADPDLAAELGTDTAHLFGYMRPNSFDLYWTTDERGAVRRLKREWNRFWTDDMQTKADALGLSRDEVVTLASIVEWEARQREERPRIAGVYLNRLLGRTRAGRMRLQADPTVQYALMQEEGGRMRRLLFADYRFPHPYNTYLIDGLPPGPINNPSESSVRAVLDAEEHDYLYFVATGDGDHVFSRTLREHNNAAERYRALMRERRRSEGGGR; this is encoded by the coding sequence ATGAAGCTGCTGATTCGCCTCGCCCTGGCCGCGCTCGCGCTCGGCCTCGTCGGTGCCCTCGCCGTCTACTGGCTCCTCTTTATGCCGAACACGCCCGACTACGACGGATTCCGCGGGACGAAGCTGCCGCAGGGCGCGTCGTTTGAGGTGATCGCCGACTCGCTGGGCAGCGCGGGCCTGCTCGCCTCCTCGGCATCGTTCGAGTGGGCGGCGACGCTGACGGGCTGGGGCCGGCAGCTCAAGCCGGGCTACTACCGCTTCGAGGCCGGCGCGCGCAACTGGGACATCCTTCGCAAGATCCGCGCGGGCCGCCAGGACCCGGTGCGGGTGACGGTCCCGCCCGGCACGCGCCCCGCCGTCCTCGCCGCCGTCCTCCGCCGCGACCTCGACGCCGACTCCGCCGCCGTCGTCGAAGCCCTCGCCGACCCCGACCTCGCCGCCGAGCTTGGGACTGACACGGCGCACCTTTTCGGCTACATGCGCCCCAACTCGTTCGACCTCTACTGGACGACTGACGAGCGCGGGGCGGTCCGGCGGCTCAAGCGGGAGTGGAACCGCTTCTGGACGGACGACATGCAGACGAAGGCCGACGCCCTCGGCCTCAGCCGCGACGAGGTGGTGACGCTGGCGTCGATCGTGGAGTGGGAGGCGCGGCAGCGTGAGGAGCGGCCCCGCATCGCAGGCGTCTACCTCAACCGGCTGCTCGGCCGGACGCGCGCCGGGCGCATGCGGCTCCAGGCCGACCCGACGGTGCAGTACGCGCTGATGCAGGAGGAGGGCGGCCGGATGCGTCGCCTGCTCTTCGCCGACTACCGGTTCCCGCACCCCTACAACACCTACCTCATCGACGGCCTCCCGCCCGGCCCGATCAACAACCCATCCGAGTCCTCGGTCCGCGCCGTCCTGGACGCCGAGGAGCACGACTACCTCTACTTCGTCGCCACCGGCGACGGAGACCATGTCTTCAGCCGGACGCTCCGCGAGCACAACAACGCCGCCGAACGGTACCGCGCCCTGATGCGCGAGCGCCGGCGGTCGGAGGGCGGAGGACGGTGA
- the tsaD gene encoding tRNA (adenosine(37)-N6)-threonylcarbamoyltransferase complex transferase subunit TsaD, which yields MPLASPILLGIESSCDDTAAAVVAGGALQSSIVSSQAVHGRFGGVVPELASRAHQRLVVPVVEAALGEAGVAKHDLDAVAVTYGPGLAGSLLVGLSFAKALALGLGIPLVGVNHLEGHLYSVFIEEPYPPLPYLCLTVSGGHTQLVLVQDGFRHEVLGTTRDDAAGEAFDKVAKMLSLGYPGGPVIDKLAREGDAAFQDFPRTRLGGPDGPFDFSFSGIKTAVLYYLNRFSDAEREALLADYLPDIAASFQTAVVDVLVGALRDAARAAGVEAVAVVGGVSANSQLRREAQVMAEAEGLRLFIPKPAYSVDNAAMIAVAGHRKWAAGIESTLDLAAAPALAVSG from the coding sequence ATGCCCCTCGCCTCGCCCATCCTCCTCGGCATCGAATCCTCGTGCGACGACACGGCCGCAGCCGTCGTCGCGGGCGGCGCGTTGCAGTCGAGCATCGTGTCGAGCCAGGCCGTCCACGGACGATTCGGCGGGGTCGTGCCGGAGCTGGCGAGCCGGGCGCACCAGCGCCTCGTCGTGCCCGTCGTGGAGGCGGCACTCGGCGAGGCGGGCGTGGCCAAGCACGACCTCGACGCCGTCGCGGTGACGTATGGTCCTGGGCTAGCGGGGTCGCTCCTCGTCGGGCTGTCGTTTGCGAAGGCGCTCGCGCTCGGCCTCGGGATTCCGCTCGTCGGGGTGAACCACCTGGAGGGGCACCTCTACTCGGTCTTTATCGAGGAGCCGTACCCGCCGCTCCCCTACCTCTGCCTGACGGTCTCGGGCGGGCACACCCAACTCGTGCTCGTCCAGGACGGCTTTCGCCACGAGGTACTCGGGACGACGCGCGACGACGCGGCGGGCGAGGCCTTCGACAAGGTGGCGAAGATGCTCAGCCTCGGCTACCCCGGCGGGCCGGTGATCGACAAGCTGGCTCGGGAGGGCGATGCGGCGTTTCAGGACTTTCCCCGCACCCGCCTCGGCGGGCCGGACGGGCCGTTCGACTTCTCGTTCAGCGGCATCAAGACGGCGGTGCTCTACTACCTCAATCGCTTCTCCGACGCCGAGCGGGAGGCCCTGCTCGCGGACTACCTGCCGGATATCGCGGCGAGCTTCCAGACGGCGGTCGTGGACGTGCTCGTCGGGGCGCTGCGCGACGCGGCGCGCGCGGCGGGCGTCGAGGCGGTCGCCGTCGTCGGGGGCGTCTCGGCTAACAGCCAGCTTCGGCGCGAAGCGCAGGTGATGGCCGAGGCCGAGGGGCTCCGCCTCTTCATCCCGAAACCGGCGTACTCGGTGGACAACGCGGCGATGATTGCGGTGGCGGGGCACCGGAAGTGGGCAGCGGGGATCGAGAGCACGCTGGACCTCGCAGCGGCCCCGGCGCTGGCCGTCTCAGGGTGA
- a CDS encoding T9SS type A sorting domain-containing protein, with protein sequence MRLVTAFFLLTLCAGSLVAQPCDPAATEEACADTTDWKRYFPLEVGNVWHYYEDLTEEPENRWSWSITGEAEAGGETYVSLERCDDNAAGAAVCEAPVLLRYDDEHDMIVRRTESGDVWWRQLPCLLSADFNVGYACTGPGTGDVAFSSVFGAYGATRPVPPDVLSGDTEKDFVKFPGTGAVLYAGLGATAFPIELQGNAPKLVYAHVGGEQVGTPAFASCDPTDLEDDEVCPDTTDWRRYFPLEVGNQWQYEYEGFCNGVFTCKTGQEVVGTERIEGVDYFLIRSCEVDDGTSEVSCSDPVPRRYAEEGDPVDDPRLITPCLFDLPFNFQDEVACSEVPEAAWFTSGRYGSTFGLDEGPSLQGTVKEIGNIGAFATYFAGIGQTRYLGDGNLFGTNLVYAQIGGVEYGTPAFAFPTSGEGEAAPLASGFTSLFPNPSSRTATARYTLGAAQVVTLEVVDLLGRRVHTVEAGPQTAGAHEVAVETQDLPAGVYLLRLRGGEGVLAVQRLSVVR encoded by the coding sequence ATGCGACTGGTTACCGCTTTTTTCCTGCTTACGCTCTGCGCCGGCTCCCTCGTCGCCCAGCCTTGCGACCCGGCTGCCACGGAGGAAGCCTGCGCCGACACCACCGACTGGAAGCGCTACTTCCCCCTCGAGGTCGGCAACGTCTGGCACTACTACGAGGACCTCACCGAGGAGCCGGAGAACCGCTGGAGCTGGTCGATCACCGGCGAGGCCGAGGCGGGCGGCGAGACCTACGTTTCGCTCGAACGCTGCGACGACAACGCCGCCGGGGCTGCCGTCTGCGAAGCACCCGTGCTGCTCCGCTACGACGACGAGCACGACATGATCGTCCGCCGCACCGAGAGCGGCGACGTGTGGTGGCGCCAGCTCCCATGCCTACTCAGCGCCGACTTTAACGTGGGCTACGCGTGTACCGGCCCGGGTACCGGGGACGTGGCGTTCAGCTCGGTCTTCGGCGCATACGGAGCAACGAGGCCCGTGCCGCCCGATGTCCTGTCCGGCGATACGGAGAAGGACTTCGTCAAATTCCCCGGCACAGGCGCGGTGCTGTACGCGGGCCTCGGGGCGACCGCCTTCCCCATCGAACTACAGGGCAACGCACCGAAACTCGTGTATGCCCATGTCGGCGGCGAGCAGGTCGGCACGCCCGCCTTCGCCTCGTGCGACCCGACCGACCTGGAAGACGACGAAGTCTGCCCCGACACGACCGACTGGCGGCGCTACTTCCCGCTTGAAGTCGGCAACCAGTGGCAGTACGAGTACGAGGGATTCTGCAACGGTGTCTTCACGTGCAAGACTGGCCAAGAGGTCGTCGGCACGGAACGCATCGAGGGCGTCGACTACTTCCTGATCCGCTCCTGCGAAGTTGACGACGGTACCAGCGAGGTCTCCTGTTCCGACCCGGTCCCCCGGCGCTACGCCGAGGAGGGCGACCCGGTGGACGATCCGCGCCTCATCACGCCTTGCCTGTTCGACCTTCCGTTCAACTTCCAGGACGAAGTAGCGTGTTCAGAGGTACCAGAGGCCGCCTGGTTCACGTCGGGGCGCTACGGCAGCACGTTCGGTCTTGACGAAGGGCCAAGCCTTCAAGGCACGGTGAAGGAGATAGGCAACATCGGGGCGTTCGCGACCTACTTCGCAGGCATCGGGCAGACCCGCTACCTAGGCGATGGAAATCTGTTCGGGACGAATTTAGTCTACGCCCAAATCGGTGGGGTCGAATACGGCACTCCTGCTTTCGCCTTCCCGACTTCCGGCGAGGGCGAGGCTGCGCCGCTGGCCTCCGGCTTCACCTCGCTCTTCCCGAATCCGTCCAGCAGGACGGCGACCGCTCGCTACACGCTCGGCGCGGCGCAGGTGGTGACGCTGGAGGTCGTTGACCTCCTCGGGCGGCGCGTCCACACGGTCGAGGCCGGGCCGCAGACTGCCGGTGCGCACGAGGTCGCGGTCGAGACGCAGGACCTGCCGGCGGGCGTGTACCTGCTCCGGCTGCGCGGCGGCGAGGGCGTGCTGGCCGTGCAGCGCCTGTCGGTCGTGCGCTGA
- a CDS encoding DoxX family protein, whose product MKRIHHLLIGGAGGADAVADAGLLVLRLTAGLAMAFAHGLGKVPPAPGFVELTAGLGFPLPGLFAWAAGLAELAGGLLIAVGLLTRPAAFFLLFTMGVAFFLQHGGDPFGEREMAFLYGAFSLTLLLTGAGRFSLDALLQSRVRRSGERFFR is encoded by the coding sequence ATGAAACGCATCCACCACCTTCTGATCGGCGGGGCTGGGGGCGCGGACGCCGTGGCCGACGCCGGTCTGCTCGTGCTCCGGCTCACAGCGGGCCTCGCGATGGCCTTCGCGCACGGCCTCGGCAAGGTCCCGCCGGCTCCCGGCTTCGTCGAGCTGACGGCCGGCCTCGGCTTCCCGCTGCCAGGTCTCTTTGCCTGGGCGGCCGGCCTCGCCGAACTCGCTGGCGGCCTCTTGATCGCCGTCGGGCTGCTGACCCGGCCGGCGGCGTTTTTCCTCCTCTTCACGATGGGCGTCGCCTTCTTCCTCCAACACGGCGGCGACCCCTTCGGCGAGCGCGAGATGGCGTTCCTCTACGGCGCATTCTCGCTCACGCTGCTCCTGACCGGAGCCGGGCGCTTCAGCCTCGACGCGCTCCTGCAGAGCCGGGTCCGCCGCAGCGGCGAGCGGTTCTTCCGGTAG
- a CDS encoding T9SS type A sorting domain-containing protein, with translation MRALLLLLLLTLVAPAFAQDGLVSSAETDRRAYRYGETITFRYTITNTTDEPITFVIGCPNIPANIDYGPLPGIQQCAAAELPFTFAPNASRTWVWEIAPNVHGVPETTGRQTIRAYFGWNMELVPAEASFLARRYLGGQLDVFLADGVTLADVRDVGQALNARVVEENFYSYLVEISGTTLGDAIATYEDDPRFDALEPNYTIYPNGYPNGNSQPIPSDPILTADAATASASPVLEAAYPNPFATSTSFALTVSSDGRATVAVFDLLGREVATLHDGPLAAAEHHFTFHASALPAGVYVVRATGEGFAETRRVTLAR, from the coding sequence ATGCGTGCTCTGCTCCTGCTCTTACTTCTCACCCTCGTCGCCCCTGCCTTTGCGCAGGACGGCCTCGTATCCTCCGCCGAGACGGACCGGAGGGCCTACCGCTACGGCGAGACCATCACGTTCCGCTACACGATCACCAACACGACCGACGAGCCGATCACGTTCGTCATTGGGTGCCCAAATATCCCGGCCAACATCGACTACGGGCCGCTGCCCGGAATTCAGCAGTGCGCCGCGGCTGAACTTCCTTTCACGTTCGCGCCGAACGCGTCGCGGACCTGGGTGTGGGAGATCGCGCCGAACGTCCACGGCGTGCCGGAGACGACGGGGCGGCAGACCATCCGCGCCTATTTCGGCTGGAACATGGAGCTAGTCCCGGCTGAGGCGTCGTTCCTCGCCCGTCGCTACCTCGGCGGCCAGTTGGACGTCTTCCTCGCCGATGGGGTCACGCTTGCCGACGTGCGGGACGTGGGACAAGCGCTGAACGCACGCGTCGTTGAAGAGAACTTCTACAGCTACCTCGTCGAGATATCAGGGACGACGCTCGGAGACGCCATCGCTACCTATGAGGATGATCCGCGCTTCGACGCACTCGAACCGAACTACACTATTTACCCCAACGGTTACCCTAACGGCAATAGCCAACCAATACCTTCGGACCCCATCTTGACGGCCGATGCGGCGACAGCATCCGCGTCGCCGGTCCTCGAAGCCGCCTACCCGAACCCGTTTGCGACCTCGACCTCGTTCGCGCTGACGGTTTCATCCGACGGCCGGGCGACGGTGGCGGTCTTCGACCTCCTCGGGCGCGAGGTCGCTACGCTCCACGACGGGCCGCTCGCGGCGGCGGAGCATCATTTCACCTTCCACGCCAGCGCGCTGCCTGCCGGGGTGTACGTCGTGCGCGCCACCGGCGAAGGCTTCGCCGAGACCCGCCGCGTGACGCTTGCCCGGTAG
- a CDS encoding CPBP family intramembrane glutamic endopeptidase, with product MRDRLKQEWALLREQVAGIDRQAAVVLVAAAALVILHSQIGSRGFFRETFAETVAPEHLGLGSWAWRFVTQGVLGFVVPVALLVVFFKRKPSEIGLGLGDWRLASLIGGLYVPVVALGTWVLSADPAFQSTYPHLRTASADWQTFVLYELLYIFYWIGWEYLWRGFVLFGTAPAFGYLAVVVQTVPFAILHVGKPAAEAYLSILGGLALGALVWRCRSFWIAVPLHAVQMLLIDLFCTLRLRTGASGIGPAAFLEALRGLGS from the coding sequence ATGCGTGACCGACTGAAACAGGAATGGGCGCTGCTCCGCGAGCAGGTGGCCGGGATCGACCGGCAGGCGGCCGTCGTGCTCGTCGCGGCAGCGGCGCTCGTGATCCTGCACTCGCAGATCGGGAGCCGGGGGTTCTTCCGCGAGACCTTTGCTGAGACGGTCGCGCCGGAGCACCTGGGGCTGGGGTCGTGGGCGTGGCGGTTCGTGACGCAGGGCGTGCTTGGCTTCGTCGTTCCCGTCGCCCTCTTGGTGGTCTTCTTCAAGCGGAAGCCGTCCGAGATCGGCCTCGGGCTGGGCGACTGGCGGCTGGCGTCGCTGATCGGCGGGCTCTACGTGCCGGTCGTCGCGCTCGGGACGTGGGTGCTCTCGGCGGACCCGGCGTTTCAGTCGACCTACCCGCACCTCCGCACCGCGTCGGCGGACTGGCAGACGTTCGTGCTCTACGAGCTGCTCTACATCTTCTACTGGATCGGGTGGGAGTACCTGTGGCGGGGGTTCGTGCTCTTCGGGACGGCCCCGGCGTTCGGCTACCTCGCGGTCGTCGTGCAGACGGTGCCGTTTGCGATCCTCCACGTGGGCAAGCCGGCGGCCGAGGCGTACCTCTCGATCCTCGGCGGTCTCGCCCTCGGCGCGCTCGTGTGGCGGTGCCGGAGCTTCTGGATCGCCGTCCCGCTCCACGCCGTGCAGATGCTCCTGATCGACCTCTTCTGCACGCTCCGCCTCCGCACCGGCGCGAGCGGGATCGGGCCCGCGGCCTTCTTGGAGGCGCTGCGCGGACTTGGCAGCTAA
- a CDS encoding quinone-dependent dihydroorotate dehydrogenase has translation MSSVYRYLRPLLFRLGTETAHGAAMQGARLAGVAPALLRPFRVADAALGQRLWGCEFANPVGLAAGFDKNAALVGAWAALGFGFAEVGSVTAHPSDGNPTPRAFRLPEDRALVNRMGLNNEGADAVAARLRAERRARPVPLGINLAKTHDPSILGDAATEDFLHSFRRLAPLAEYVALNVSCPNTAEGKTFEEPAAFDGLLGAVMAERTALGLAVPVLVKLSPPADVAFDSGPVDTLVDIALGHGVAGFVATNTASDRAGLRTAAARLEAMGRGGLSGRPLAARSVALVRHLYRRTEGRRPIIGVGGVDSPEAAYRMVRAGASLVEVYTGLVYEGPGLVGRINRGLVRLLETDGFASVGEAVGTAA, from the coding sequence CTGTCCTCGGTCTACCGATATCTCCGTCCGCTTCTCTTCCGGCTCGGCACCGAGACGGCGCATGGCGCGGCGATGCAGGGGGCGCGGCTGGCGGGAGTAGCTCCGGCGCTGCTCCGCCCCTTCCGAGTCGCGGACGCGGCGCTGGGGCAGCGGCTGTGGGGGTGCGAGTTCGCCAATCCCGTCGGGCTGGCGGCGGGGTTCGACAAGAACGCGGCGCTCGTCGGAGCCTGGGCGGCGCTCGGGTTTGGGTTTGCCGAGGTGGGCTCGGTGACGGCGCACCCGAGCGACGGCAACCCGACGCCGCGGGCGTTCCGGCTGCCCGAGGACCGCGCGCTCGTCAACCGGATGGGCCTGAACAACGAGGGGGCCGACGCCGTCGCCGCGCGGCTGCGCGCAGAGCGCAGGGCGCGGCCAGTTCCGCTCGGGATCAACCTCGCCAAGACGCACGACCCGTCGATCCTGGGCGATGCCGCGACCGAGGACTTCCTCCACAGCTTCCGCCGCCTCGCGCCGCTGGCGGAGTATGTCGCGCTCAACGTCTCGTGCCCTAACACGGCCGAGGGCAAGACCTTCGAGGAGCCGGCGGCCTTCGACGGGCTGCTGGGCGCGGTGATGGCGGAGCGCACAGCCCTCGGCCTCGCGGTGCCCGTCCTCGTCAAGCTCTCGCCCCCTGCCGACGTGGCATTCGACTCTGGACCCGTCGACACGCTCGTCGACATCGCGCTGGGCCACGGCGTGGCGGGCTTCGTGGCGACGAACACAGCGTCGGACCGCGCCGGACTGCGGACCGCCGCCGCCCGGCTGGAGGCGATGGGGCGCGGCGGCCTCAGCGGCCGGCCGCTTGCGGCGCGCTCGGTGGCGCTCGTCCGCCACCTCTACCGCCGGACCGAGGGCCGCCGCCCGATCATCGGCGTCGGCGGCGTGGACTCGCCCGAGGCTGCCTACCGGATGGTCCGCGCCGGGGCCTCGCTCGTCGAGGTCTACACCGGCTTGGTCTACGAGGGCCCAGGGCTGGTCGGCCGAATTAACCGAGGCCTCGTGCGGCTGCTGGAGACTGACGGCTTCGCCTCTGTCGGCGAGGCCGTGGGGACAGCAGCATGA
- a CDS encoding peptidase S9 has protein sequence MNASALRLAGLRSLTLFAVALFLAAPVQQAAAQYFGRNKVQYDDFDFRVLETEHFDIYYYPEEEQGVRDAARMAERWYTRLSAILDHEFDERKAIVLYADDADFQQTNVISGQIGQGTGGVTEGFKQRIVMPLTGSYEDTDHVLGHELVHQFQYDMSQRGGTFANFIRLPLWIVEGFAEYLSVGREDVHTAMWMRDAVLRDAFPTLEQLSRDPRYFPYRYGQAFWAYVGGTYGDEGAVNLFKTSLAMPLDSAIVSVTGLTPDSLGARWGRAVAETYTPFMANKEAPPYINENRVDIVELEARLDSLGVTAMAGRRLLARELDGGNVNVSPVASPDGRYVAYLSDQDLFGIDLFLADARTGEVLRKLGDVSSDGHLDALRFINSAGTWSPDGQKFAFVVFVEGDNEIAVLDVETREIERRIRVTDIGAIKDPVWSPDGRQIAFTGIKGGLSDLYLVNVEGGTARQLTNDRYMDLQPAWSPDGQTLAFATDRGPGTSFDRIATAAPRLALFDLGTSEIELLSLFEGAKHINPQFSPDGESLYFVADQGGFSNVYRTALASGEVFQVTDVATGISGITDLSPTLSVAAQSGTVMFSVFEAQSYNVYTLDAAQAQGTPLSDAAPSAPVEDGGVAIAGLLPPVDALGRSKVDGYLADKTTGLPGTRDFPDTAYKPKLGLDFVTQPTVGAGYDPFYGFGVGGGIAMRFSDVLGNNIVGASIQANGSFKDIGGQVFYLNQRRRLNWGGSASHIPFLQVLGVGDDPDTGFDTFFFRRIYLTQVSGLAAYPLSQTRRLEGNLGVRRIGYDYEYNDIERVSGGFRQGGRRGIDGADIGFRDDALYLAEGGGAFVGDYSFFGFTSPVRGGRYRFGLDGTVGSLNYLTATADYRRYLFARPFTFAARVLHYGRYGSDASSGELFPLYLGYGTLVRGYRFTSQQERDLDGFLQDRLFGSSIGVASAEVRLPFFGTSEFGLVNFPYLPTELTLFADAGLAWGQTQDRFFGVGGELGRPFSAAKPVYSAGASARVNVLGALILEVYYAVPFSRQGTPTVWGLNFSPGW, from the coding sequence ATGAACGCATCGGCCCTCCGACTCGCGGGTCTCCGGTCCCTCACGCTCTTCGCAGTCGCGCTCTTCCTCGCTGCGCCGGTGCAGCAGGCGGCGGCGCAGTACTTCGGCCGCAACAAGGTCCAGTACGACGACTTCGACTTCCGCGTGCTCGAGACCGAGCACTTCGACATCTACTACTACCCCGAGGAGGAGCAGGGCGTGCGCGACGCCGCCCGCATGGCCGAGCGCTGGTACACCCGCCTCTCGGCGATCCTCGACCACGAGTTCGACGAGCGCAAGGCGATCGTGCTCTACGCCGACGACGCGGACTTCCAGCAGACGAACGTCATCAGCGGCCAGATCGGGCAGGGCACGGGCGGCGTGACGGAGGGCTTCAAGCAGCGGATCGTGATGCCGCTCACCGGCTCGTACGAGGACACCGACCACGTCCTCGGGCACGAGCTCGTCCACCAGTTCCAGTACGACATGTCGCAGCGCGGCGGCACGTTCGCCAACTTCATCCGGCTGCCGCTGTGGATCGTCGAGGGCTTCGCCGAGTACCTCTCGGTCGGGCGCGAGGACGTGCACACGGCGATGTGGATGCGCGACGCCGTCCTCCGCGACGCCTTCCCGACGCTCGAGCAGCTCTCGCGCGACCCGCGCTACTTCCCCTACCGCTACGGCCAGGCGTTTTGGGCCTACGTCGGCGGCACCTACGGCGACGAGGGGGCCGTCAACCTCTTCAAGACCTCGCTCGCGATGCCGCTCGACTCGGCCATCGTGAGCGTGACGGGGCTGACGCCGGACTCGCTCGGCGCGCGCTGGGGACGGGCCGTGGCCGAGACCTACACGCCGTTCATGGCGAACAAGGAGGCCCCGCCCTACATCAACGAGAACCGCGTCGACATCGTGGAGCTTGAGGCTCGGCTCGACTCGCTCGGCGTGACGGCGATGGCGGGCCGCCGCCTCCTCGCCCGCGAACTCGACGGCGGCAACGTCAACGTCTCCCCGGTCGCCAGCCCGGACGGGCGCTACGTGGCCTACCTCTCCGACCAGGACCTGTTCGGGATCGACCTCTTCCTGGCCGACGCCCGCACCGGCGAGGTGCTCCGCAAGCTCGGCGACGTGTCGAGCGACGGGCACCTCGACGCGCTCCGGTTCATCAACTCGGCCGGGACGTGGAGCCCGGACGGGCAGAAGTTCGCCTTCGTCGTCTTCGTCGAGGGCGACAACGAGATCGCCGTCTTGGACGTGGAGACGCGCGAGATCGAGCGGCGCATCCGCGTGACCGACATCGGGGCGATCAAGGACCCGGTGTGGAGCCCGGACGGGCGGCAGATCGCGTTCACCGGCATCAAGGGCGGCCTCAGCGACCTCTACTTGGTCAACGTCGAGGGCGGGACGGCGCGGCAGCTCACCAACGACCGCTACATGGACCTCCAGCCCGCCTGGAGCCCCGACGGCCAGACGCTCGCCTTCGCCACCGACCGCGGGCCGGGGACCTCCTTCGACCGCATCGCCACGGCCGCGCCGCGCCTCGCGCTGTTCGACCTCGGGACGAGCGAGATCGAGCTGCTGTCGCTCTTCGAGGGGGCCAAGCACATCAACCCGCAGTTCAGCCCCGACGGCGAGAGTCTCTACTTCGTCGCCGACCAGGGCGGCTTCTCGAACGTCTACCGCACCGCGCTCGCCTCGGGCGAGGTCTTCCAGGTGACCGACGTCGCCACCGGCATCAGCGGCATCACCGACCTCTCGCCGACGCTGTCGGTGGCCGCGCAGTCTGGGACGGTGATGTTCTCCGTCTTCGAGGCGCAGAGCTACAACGTCTACACGCTCGACGCGGCCCAGGCGCAGGGCACGCCGCTGTCGGACGCCGCGCCGTCGGCTCCGGTCGAGGACGGGGGCGTGGCGATCGCCGGGCTGCTGCCGCCGGTGGACGCGCTCGGCCGGAGCAAGGTCGACGGCTACCTCGCCGACAAGACGACCGGCCTGCCGGGCACGCGCGACTTCCCCGACACGGCCTACAAGCCGAAGCTCGGGCTCGACTTCGTGACGCAGCCGACGGTCGGCGCGGGCTACGACCCGTTCTACGGCTTCGGCGTGGGCGGCGGGATCGCGATGCGCTTCTCCGACGTGCTCGGCAACAACATCGTCGGCGCCTCGATCCAGGCCAACGGGTCGTTCAAGGACATCGGCGGCCAGGTGTTCTACCTCAACCAGCGCCGCCGCCTCAACTGGGGCGGGTCCGCCTCGCACATCCCGTTCCTCCAGGTGCTCGGCGTCGGCGACGACCCGGACACGGGCTTCGATACGTTCTTCTTCCGCCGGATCTACCTTACGCAGGTGTCGGGGCTGGCGGCGTACCCGCTCTCGCAGACGCGCCGCCTGGAGGGCAACCTCGGTGTCCGCCGCATCGGCTACGACTACGAGTACAACGACATCGAGCGCGTTAGCGGCGGCTTCCGGCAGGGGGGCCGGCGCGGGATCGACGGCGCGGACATCGGCTTCCGCGACGACGCGCTCTACCTCGCCGAGGGCGGCGGGGCCTTCGTCGGCGACTACTCGTTCTTCGGGTTCACGTCGCCGGTGCGCGGCGGTCGCTACCGCTTCGGGCTGGACGGGACGGTCGGCTCGCTCAACTACCTGACGGCCACGGCCGACTACCGGCGCTACCTCTTCGCGCGGCCGTTCACGTTCGCTGCCCGCGTGCTCCACTACGGGCGCTACGGCTCGGACGCCAGCAGCGGCGAGCTCTTCCCGCTCTACCTCGGCTACGGCACGCTCGTGCGCGGCTACCGGTTTACCTCGCAGCAGGAGCGCGACCTAGACGGCTTCCTCCAGGACCGCCTCTTCGGCAGCAGCATCGGCGTGGCGAGCGCCGAGGTCCGCCTCCCGTTCTTCGGCACGAGCGAGTTCGGCCTCGTCAACTTCCCCTACCTCCCGACCGAGCTAACGCTCTTCGCCGATGCCGGGCTGGCCTGGGGCCAGACCCAGGACCGGTTCTTCGGGGTGGGCGGCGAACTCGGGCGGCCGTTCTCGGCAGCGAAGCCGGTCTACAGCGCCGGGGCCTCGGCCCGCGTCAACGTCCTCGGCGCGCTCATCCTGGAGGTCTACTACGCCGTCCCGTTCTCGCGCCAGGGCACGCCGACCGTCTGGGGCCTGAACTTCTCACCGGGCTGGTAG